A genomic region of Pyrus communis chromosome 14, drPyrComm1.1, whole genome shotgun sequence contains the following coding sequences:
- the LOC137716365 gene encoding pentatricopeptide repeat-containing protein At5g56310 codes for MRRGLQLQFDRVSWLLRQCSTPKHIQQAHGFMVPRSLVHDNLILARFIDTCSSLGLSDYASSVFAHCPATHQPTIYLYNTMIKAHALSPSPSRAVSLFNSIQLAALRPDSYSFSFVLKAVVRLLQLQLGAQIHCHAIATGFAADANVLTALVHMYSSCGCVSHARALFDGAFFVRDAALWNAMIGGYAKLGDLASARHVFDLMPHSIRNVISWTALIAGYAQTNRPHEAITVFQRMQVENVEPDEIAVLAALSACAHLGALDLGEWIHNYINRHGFRKLVSLNNALIDMYAKSGNIMKALRVFENTKCKTVVTWTTMIAGLALHGLAREALQMFSQMERAQIKPNHITFIAILSACCHGRLVELGHWYFNIMFSKYGIEPKIVHYGCMIDLLGRAGYLEEAHELVKQMPFEANPAIWGSLLAASNIHGHAELGQHALQHLIMLEPHNSGNYALLSNIYGALGRWNDSGMLRKIMRDTGVKKAPGGSSVEVNNRVHEFMAGDKSHSECTRIYEVLFKIFMQLKPAGHLQNDCEEPLEFDE; via the coding sequence ATGAGGAGAGGATTACAGCTCCAGTTTGATCGAGTTTCTTGGTTGCTGAGACAGTGCTCCACCCCCAAACACATCCAGCAAGCTCATGGATTTATGGTCCCCCGAAGCCTTGTTCACGACAATCTTATCCTCGCCCGATTCATCGACACCTGCTCTTCTCTCGGCCTCTCAGATTACGCCTCTTCCGTCTTCGCCCACTGCCCAGCCACTCATCAGCCAACTATTTATCTCTACAACACCATGATCAAGGCTCACgctctctccccctccccctcccgcGCCGTCTCTCTTTTCAACTCCATTCAACTCGCCGCCTTGCGCCCTGACTCCTACTCCTTCTCCTTTGTGCTCAAGGCCGTTGTCCGCTTGCTCCAACTTCAACTGGGCGCTCAGATTCACTGCCACGCCATTGCCACTGGGTTCGCCGCCGATGCCAACGTCCTCACTGCCCTCGTTCATATGTATTCCTCCTGCGGATGCGTTTCCCACGCCCGCGCGCTGTTTGATGGAGCTTTCTTTGTCAGGGATGCCGCTCTCTGGAACGCAATGATCGGGGGGTATGCCAAGCTCGGTGATCTCGCCAGTGCCCGCCATGTGTTTGACCTTATGCCCCATAGCATTCGGAACGTGATTTCTTGGACTGCCCTGATTGCCGGATACGCCCAGACGAACCGCCCCCACGAGGCCATCACCGTCTTCCAGAGAATGCAGGTTGAGAATGTTGAGCCTGATGAGATAGCAGTGTTAGCTGCACTCTCTGCGTGTGCCCATTTAGGTGCCCTTGACTTGGGAGAGTGGATCCATAACTACATTAACAGGCATGGATTTCGTAAGCTGGTTTCTCTTAACAATGCACTTATCGACATGTATGCAAAGTCAGGCAACATCATGAAAGCCCTTCGGGTTTTTGAAAATACCAAGTGCAAAACTGTCGTAACTTGGACGACCATGATTGCTGGACTGGCTCTGCATGGTCTTGCAAGAGAAGCCCTTCAAATGTTTTCTCAAATGGAAAGGGCTCAAATCAAGCCTAACCATATCACTTTCATCGCCATCCTTTCTGCTTGTTGCCATGGTCGATTGGTTGAACTAGGCCAttggtattttaacatcatgtTCTCCAAGTATGGGATTGAACCCAAGATCGTTCACTATGGCTGCATGATCGATTTACTTGGGCGCGCCGGTTATCTTGAAGAGGCACACGAGCTGGTTAAGCAGATGCCTTTTGAAGCAAATCCAGCTATATGGGGTTCTCTTCTTGCCGCTTCTAATATACATGGGCATGCTGAGCTTGGGCAGCATGCTTTACAACATCTTATAATGCTCGAGCCCCATAACAGTGGAAACTATGCACTTTTGTCTAACATATATGGTGCTCTAGGGAGGTGGAATGATTCTGGGATGCTAAGAAAAATTATGAGGGACACAGGTGTGAAGAAGGCGCCGGGAGGGAGTTCAGTAGAAGTGAATAACAGAGTCCATGAATTCATGGCAGGAGACAAATCACATTCAGAGTGCACTAGGATATATGAAGTCCTGTTTAAGATTTTCATGCAGTTGAAGCCGGCTGGACATCTACAAAATGATTGTGAGGAGCCgcttgaatttgatgaataG
- the LOC137716364 gene encoding kinesin-like protein KIN-14T: protein MRKVMASRDPSHHSLSETIHSLLGLKSHLTSTWVQSVCDIITNLPPHCPQPQGQPTDLTTTNLETDTSSDAASKIRDELAILTAHMNEFNKRRRQVLNEFLNLKGNIRVLCRIRPIAIGENFGHLRPVVALDSSDVLLRLTDNKNKTYSFDNVFRPGSSQDEVFSEVEPVIKSALDGYNACIFAYGQTGTGKTFTMEGTPEFPGVVPRAIEALFRQAVDSNHVFLFSFSMLEIYMGNLRDLLIPQPTKAMDPLPPCLSIQSDPNGGIEIENLVAIQVSDFNQALKLYKLGCRFRSTASTNCNSTSSRSHCLIRISITCSGAPERRRETNKVWFVDLGGSERLLKTKAWGRRLEEGKAINLSLSSLGDVISALQNRKSHVPYRNSKLTQVLKDSLGQDSKTLMLVHISPNEEDLCETVCSLNFATRVRSVHLGKTDSTVEREKEVAMIDLQQKIKLIEAERQEARTSIKKLTEELDKLTGTSPSFGEQLDAYHLYKYNERPQPNLEISRNKTRNIAAAPLSQVPRFMRPTVCSRRKSGLEHLTSEETVRVPVKRRRPMDHHANSVNFPLKGTSESNSECSISRNSCLVALKMKSSADCETEYSQDLSESDTKEVVLPGQEASPKPYVDKWLLLNNNANVTRSHFHRNKWVPAIPTPEKKHICNGQKETDNLQDKKVHNYKFATKQIINHNKLEKHACVEGSQRSVQEVVINKTPTNLKDYHSISSRCNYIKDKLDGMPMEKHICNTTYPSDIWCSSSHLNQDDNGVHTSSTTQALLGETECSDSSLSSDSNWCQISTANSASSVLDSRKESSISVLRIELKSCCQQLCTAICAEDCGKEDSDTLFKRSAKGIRPGLGKMRCQRALYMENATPKKPTKPQQLIKSQEDDMNSGICHHLKQKIQILWISTLLGLGLRNLGLEQEFFLGLML from the exons ATGAGGAAAGTCATGGCATCAAGAGACCCTTCCCACCACTCTCTTTCTGAAACAATTCATTCCTTACTAGGACTGAAGTCACATCTCACTTCCACCTGGGTTCAGTCTGTTTGTGATATAATAACAAACCTACCTCCTCACTGTCCTCAACCTCAAGGACAACCCACCGActtaacaacaacaaatctcgAGACAGACACGTCTTCAGACGCTGCCTCAAAAATTAGAG ATGAACTTGCTATCTTGACTGCCCACATGAATGAATTTAACAAACGGAGAAGGCAGGTTCTAAATGAATTTCTAAATTTGAAAG GTAATATTAGAGTGCTTTGTCGTATAAGACCCATTGCAATAGGGGAGAACTTCGGCCACCTTAGGCCTGTTGTAGCATTGGATTCAAGTGATGTTCTTCTAAGACTTACTGACAATAAGAATAAAACTTACAGTTTCGACAATGTTTTCCGCCCCGGCTCATCACAAG ACGAAGTCTTTTCAGAAGTTGAGCCAGTCATCAAATCCGCACTTGACGGCTACAATGCATGCATATTTGCATATGGACAGACAGGCACAGGGAAAACCTTCACCATG GAAGGAACTCCAGAATTTCCCGGAGTGGTGCCCCGTGCAATTGAAGCGCTGTTTAGGCAAGCAGTTGATAGCAACCATGTGTTTCTATTCAGTTTCAGTATGCTTGAGATTTACATGGGAAATCTCAGAGACCTGCTAATTCCTCAACCAACAAAGGCAATGGATCCTCTGCCTCCCTG CCTATCAATCCAATCAGATCCAAATGGTgggattgaaattgaaaaccttgTGGCTATTCAAGTGAGTGACTTCAACCAAGCTTTGAAACTATATAAACTAGGGTGCCGGTTCAGGTCAACTGCATCAACAAATTGTAACAGTACTTCCAGCAGATCACACTG CTTGATTCGCATATCAATCACATGTAGTGGAGCACCTGAGAGGCGACGGGAAACAAATAAAGTTTGGTTTGTTGATCTTGGAGGAAGTGAGCGTTTGTTGAAAACAAAGGCATGGGGTAGAAGACTAGAAGAAGGAAAGGCCATTAACTTGTCACTTTCCTCTCTTGGAGATGTCATCAGTGCCCTTCAAAATAGAAAAAGCCATGTACCTTATAG GAATAGCAAGCTGACGCAGGTTCTTAAGGATTCCCTTG GGCAGGACTCAAAAACGCTAATGCTTGTCCATATCAGTCCTAATGAAGAAGATCTCTGTGAAACAGTGTGTTCTTTGAATTTTGCGACAAGGGTGAGAAGCGTTCATCTAGGGAAAACAGATTCGACT GTAGAAAGGGAGAAGGAAGTTGCAATGATCGATCTGCAACAAAAGATTAAACTGATTGAAGCTGAGCGCCAAGAAGCTAGAACAAGTATCAAGAAGTTAACTGAGGAATTGGATAAATTAACAGGGACATCCCCATCTTTCGGCGAGCAACTGGATGCTTaccatttatataaatataatgaaCGGCCCCAACCTAATCTTGAAATTAGTAGGAACAAGACTAGAAATATTGCAGCAGCTCCATTATCGCAGGTACCAAGGTTTATGAGGCCTACTGTTTGCAGTCGAAGAAAATCTGGACTGGAGCACCTAACTTCTGAAGAAACAGTGAGAGTTCCTGTAAAAAGGAGAAGGCCAATGGACCATCATGCGAATTCTGTGAATTTCCCCTTAAAGGGTACTTCAGAAAGCAACTCAGAATGCAGTATTTCCAGAAATAGCTGTTTAGTGGCTTTGAAGATGAAAAGTAGTGCAGATTGTGAAACAGAATACAGTCAGGATCTATCAGAGTCCGATACTAAAGAGGTTGTGCTCCCAGGACAGGAAGCATCACCTAAACCCTATGTTGATAAGTGGCTACTCTTAAATAACAATGCAAATGTTACCAGGAGTCACTTTCACAGGAACAAATGGGTTCCAGCCATTCCTACCCCAGAGAAGAAACATATATGTAATGGACAGAAAGAAACAGACAATTTGCAAGATAAGAAAGTTCATAATTACAAGTTTGCAACAAAACAGATTATCAACCACAACAAATTGGAGAAGCATGCTTGTGTGGAGGGATCTCAGAGGTCCGTGCAAGAAGTGGTTATTAATAAAACTCCGACAAATTTGAAGGATTATCACAGTATTTCCTCAAGATGTAACTATATAAAAGATAAACTCGATGGCATGCCAATGGAGAAACACATATGCAACACTACATATCCATCTGATATTTGGTGCAGCAGTTCTCATTTGAATCAAGATGATAATGGGGTCCACACTTCATCCACAACGCAGGCACTACTTGGTGAAACAGAATGCTCAGACAGTTCCTTGTCAAGTGATAGTAATTGGTGCCAAATTTCTACTGCCAATTCAGCTTCTAGCGTTTTGGACTCAAGAAAAGAGTCTAGTATCTCAGTTTTGAGAATAGAACTAAAGTCATGCTGTCAACAATTGTGTACCGCAATATGTGCGGAAGATTGTGGAAAAGAAGACTCGGACACACTATTTAAGAGGTCTGCTAAAGGGATAAGACCTGGCCTAggaaaaatgagatgtcaaagAGCTTTATATATGGAAAATGCAACTCCAAAGAAACCAACCAAGCCACAACAACTCATAAAGTCACAAGAAGATGATATGAACTCAG GAATATGCCACcatcttaaacagaaaattcaaattttgtggATCAGTACTCTTCTAGGGTTAGGATTACGAAATTTGGGACTAGAGCAGGAATTCTTCCTTGGCTTAATGCTTTGA